One genomic region from Terriglobus aquaticus encodes:
- a CDS encoding GH92 family glycosyl hydrolase yields the protein MTLNRRTFLQLSSLAAGNTLLAQKAQRERHMPLHKAGVEGSADLTKYVNLFCGTGGHGHTYPGATVPFGAVQLSPDTGNHGWDWCSGYYTTDTSIMGFSHTHLSGTGAADLLDFLVVPRLGEVKLLPGDKNQPDTGYRTRFSHSDEHAEPGFYSVKLASGVLAELTTTERVGVHRYTFPQGGDPAHLLVDLLHGCEETEGLQNGELTPENLKQNRVGSAEVNVVGNDTVTGGRVMHVWAPTRQIYFAMVFERPFKKVQLYSDLKPVDGTSAKGRVLHAAVYPDTSGPVLVKVGISMVSAENALANVKAEVPAFDFEGVRANAKAAWNKELARIQVDSFDTQRKTIFYTAMYHMMCAPTLADDVNGQYRGMDQKVHTVDAGQHNFSTYSLWDTFRALHPSFTLWQQERVAPMVNCLVRMAEESPAGMPIWPLQGGETFCMTGYHSASVMAEACTKKVPGIDWSRAYAVMRKRNMDDDYMGLNFYRTLGYIPADKMNESVSKAVEYMYNDWACAHVAEATGHAEDAAIQRKRSQNYRNLFDPKTQFIRAKMSNGEWTPNFDPKATGHFPRGTKHAYRDYTESNAWQTTFFVQHDAKGYIETFGGRDSFNKKLDSLFVQEPGVSNEDVSDMSGYIGQYVHGNEPSHAIVFLYTYSGQPWKTQMRTRQILDTLYHNDFDGLAGNEDCGQMSAWYVMAAMGLYAVDPVSATYVLTAPVFDSTRVRQANGRELVIETKRNAPTDQYIQQVKLNGKVLDRLWVTHEELQGGHLQFTLGAEPNMTLGVDPRVAPPSLTA from the coding sequence GTGACCTTGAACCGGCGTACGTTTCTGCAATTGAGTTCTCTGGCGGCTGGCAACACGTTGCTGGCGCAAAAGGCGCAGCGTGAACGGCACATGCCTCTGCACAAAGCCGGCGTGGAGGGAAGCGCGGACCTGACCAAGTATGTGAACCTGTTCTGCGGAACGGGTGGTCACGGCCACACCTATCCAGGAGCAACGGTACCGTTTGGCGCCGTGCAGTTGAGCCCGGACACGGGCAACCACGGCTGGGATTGGTGCTCCGGGTACTACACGACAGACACGTCGATTATGGGATTCAGCCACACGCACCTGAGCGGAACGGGAGCGGCGGACCTGCTGGACTTCCTTGTTGTTCCGAGGCTGGGCGAGGTGAAGCTGCTGCCCGGGGACAAGAACCAGCCGGACACCGGCTACCGTACGCGGTTTTCGCATTCCGATGAACATGCGGAGCCCGGCTTCTACTCCGTGAAGCTGGCCAGCGGCGTGTTGGCGGAGTTGACCACGACCGAGCGCGTCGGCGTGCACCGGTACACTTTCCCGCAGGGCGGAGATCCGGCGCACCTGCTGGTGGATCTGCTGCATGGATGTGAGGAAACCGAGGGTTTGCAGAACGGCGAGCTGACGCCGGAAAATCTGAAGCAGAACCGCGTTGGCAGCGCCGAGGTGAACGTGGTCGGCAATGACACCGTGACCGGCGGCCGCGTGATGCACGTGTGGGCGCCGACGCGGCAGATCTACTTCGCCATGGTGTTCGAGCGGCCTTTCAAGAAGGTGCAGCTCTACAGCGATCTGAAGCCGGTGGACGGCACTTCTGCAAAGGGTCGCGTGCTGCATGCAGCCGTGTATCCGGACACCAGCGGACCGGTGCTGGTCAAGGTCGGCATCAGCATGGTGAGCGCGGAAAATGCGCTGGCAAACGTGAAGGCAGAAGTGCCGGCGTTTGACTTTGAAGGCGTCCGCGCCAACGCTAAGGCGGCGTGGAACAAGGAACTAGCCCGCATTCAGGTGGACAGCTTCGACACGCAGCGCAAGACGATCTTCTATACCGCCATGTACCACATGATGTGCGCACCAACGCTGGCCGACGACGTGAACGGACAGTACCGGGGCATGGATCAGAAGGTGCATACGGTAGACGCGGGCCAGCACAACTTCAGCACCTACTCGCTGTGGGACACCTTCCGCGCGCTGCACCCGAGCTTCACACTGTGGCAGCAGGAGCGCGTCGCACCCATGGTGAACTGCCTGGTGCGCATGGCCGAAGAGAGCCCGGCCGGCATGCCGATCTGGCCGCTGCAGGGTGGCGAGACGTTCTGTATGACCGGGTATCACTCCGCCAGCGTGATGGCCGAGGCCTGCACGAAGAAGGTGCCGGGCATCGACTGGTCTCGCGCCTACGCAGTGATGCGCAAGCGCAACATGGATGACGACTACATGGGCCTGAACTTCTACCGCACGCTGGGGTACATCCCCGCCGACAAGATGAACGAGTCGGTAAGCAAGGCTGTGGAGTACATGTACAACGACTGGGCCTGCGCGCACGTTGCGGAGGCGACCGGCCACGCGGAAGATGCGGCGATCCAGCGTAAGCGGTCGCAGAACTACCGCAATCTGTTCGATCCGAAGACGCAGTTCATTCGCGCCAAGATGAGCAACGGCGAGTGGACGCCCAACTTCGATCCGAAGGCGACCGGCCACTTTCCGCGCGGAACGAAGCATGCATACCGCGACTACACCGAGTCGAACGCCTGGCAGACGACCTTCTTTGTGCAGCACGATGCGAAGGGCTACATCGAGACGTTCGGCGGACGGGACAGCTTCAATAAGAAGCTCGATTCCCTCTTTGTGCAGGAGCCTGGCGTCAGCAACGAAGATGTGTCGGACATGTCGGGCTACATCGGGCAGTACGTGCACGGCAATGAGCCGAGCCACGCGATCGTGTTCCTGTACACGTACTCGGGCCAGCCGTGGAAGACGCAGATGCGGACGCGCCAGATCCTGGACACGCTGTACCACAACGACTTCGATGGCCTGGCCGGCAACGAGGACTGCGGGCAAATGTCCGCGTGGTACGTGATGGCGGCGATGGGCCTGTACGCCGTGGACCCGGTGAGCGCGACCTATGTTCTGACTGCGCCCGTGTTCGACTCGACGCGGGTGCGGCAGGCAAATGGCCGCGAACTCGTCATCGAGACGAAGCGGAACGCGCCGACCGATCAGTACATCCAGCAGGTGAAGCTGAACGGCAAAGTGCTTGACCGCCTGTGGGTGACGCACGAGGAGCTGCAGGGCGGACATCTGCAGTTCACACTTGGTGCCGAACCGAACATGACGCTGGGCGTCGATCCGCGCGTGGCGCCGCCGTCGCTAACGGCGTAG
- a CDS encoding N-acetylglucosamine kinase, whose translation MPLYLGVDAGGTTTTYVLADAHQELARAQGGSIKRMRVAADVAEANLEGACADLERRSGRSLREVTRTCIGAAGFSVPLVSEWLATAFAERTGGELLLVGDVVIALDAAFQGGRGVLALAGTGSNVAARTADGRVTNAGGWGPAVSDEGSGHAIGRDAVRAAFRSIDSEEYTVLTERIAAFWQVDLPHMVGHVNMQPPPDFTKLVPLVSEAAREGDVAAQQVLRNTGHALGETTLLAIAKVRRMEGEAYAGPPPVAFAGSVLRYVEPVRSAIVETLRAEYPSIAVLPDVIEPVQGALWRARANPEAALHEAVSR comes from the coding sequence ATGCCGCTGTATCTTGGCGTGGACGCGGGTGGCACTACCACGACCTATGTTCTGGCGGATGCGCACCAGGAGCTCGCGCGCGCCCAAGGTGGCAGCATTAAGCGGATGCGGGTGGCCGCGGACGTGGCTGAGGCCAATCTGGAGGGCGCCTGCGCTGACCTGGAGCGGCGAAGTGGGCGGAGCCTGCGTGAGGTAACTCGCACGTGCATCGGTGCGGCGGGCTTCTCAGTTCCTCTGGTTTCGGAGTGGCTGGCGACGGCCTTTGCGGAGCGAACGGGGGGCGAACTGCTGCTGGTGGGCGATGTGGTGATCGCACTGGATGCCGCGTTCCAGGGTGGCCGTGGTGTGCTCGCGTTGGCGGGAACGGGGTCGAATGTGGCGGCTCGCACCGCCGACGGCCGGGTGACCAATGCGGGCGGATGGGGACCGGCGGTCAGTGACGAAGGCTCCGGCCATGCGATCGGGCGCGATGCGGTTCGGGCCGCCTTCCGATCCATCGACTCCGAGGAGTACACGGTGCTGACGGAACGCATCGCTGCCTTCTGGCAGGTGGACCTGCCGCACATGGTTGGGCATGTGAACATGCAGCCTCCGCCAGACTTCACCAAGCTGGTGCCGCTGGTGAGCGAAGCTGCGCGTGAGGGCGACGTGGCGGCGCAACAGGTGTTGCGAAACACAGGGCATGCCCTGGGCGAGACCACGCTGCTGGCCATTGCAAAGGTCAGGCGCATGGAAGGCGAGGCGTACGCGGGACCTCCGCCGGTGGCCTTTGCCGGCTCGGTGCTGCGGTACGTGGAGCCGGTGCGGTCAGCAATTGTGGAGACGTTGCGCGCCGAGTACCCATCGATTGCCGTGCTTCCGGACGTGATCGAGCCGGTGCAGGGCGCGCTGTGGCGCGCACGAGCCAATCCTGAAGCCGCGCTACATGAGGCTGTGTCGCGCTAG
- a CDS encoding glycine--tRNA ligase subunit alpha → MSNAVQAQDGRSPKQALTFQEILFALQRFWAERGCVLQQPFDVEVGAGTMSPDTFLRVLGPKPVRIAYAQPSRRPADGRYGENPNRLYKHTQLQVILKPPPANIQDLYLQSLEAIGIVLADHDIKFEEDNWEWPVGGAWGVGWQVMMDGQEITQFTYFQQCGGLDLDPISGEITYGLERLAQFLQDVDSIYEIEWAREPDTGKVTTYGEIRSPEEQQLSAYSFDYADVDKLWAHLNTYEAECLALLEAAKGFGEETDTLRLKRFPVLGAYELALKCSHLFNNLDARGAISVTERVGVMARIRNLIVGVAKAYAAQGERLAFLNAPPAEAATEVAHG, encoded by the coding sequence ATGTCGAACGCGGTACAAGCGCAGGACGGCAGATCGCCGAAACAGGCGCTTACCTTTCAGGAAATCTTATTCGCGCTGCAGCGATTCTGGGCTGAGCGCGGCTGCGTGTTGCAGCAACCGTTTGATGTCGAGGTGGGCGCTGGAACCATGAGCCCAGACACGTTTTTGCGCGTGCTGGGCCCCAAGCCGGTGCGGATCGCGTATGCGCAGCCTTCGCGCAGGCCGGCCGACGGCCGCTATGGCGAAAATCCGAATCGCCTATACAAGCACACGCAGTTGCAGGTGATCCTGAAGCCGCCACCGGCCAACATCCAGGACCTGTACCTGCAGAGCCTGGAAGCGATTGGCATTGTGCTGGCAGACCACGACATCAAGTTCGAGGAAGACAACTGGGAGTGGCCGGTTGGCGGTGCATGGGGCGTCGGCTGGCAGGTGATGATGGACGGCCAGGAGATCACGCAGTTCACGTACTTTCAACAGTGCGGCGGCTTGGACCTGGATCCCATCAGCGGCGAGATTACATACGGCCTGGAGCGGCTGGCACAGTTCCTGCAGGACGTGGACTCGATCTACGAGATTGAGTGGGCGCGTGAGCCGGACACCGGCAAGGTCACGACCTATGGCGAGATTCGCTCGCCTGAAGAGCAGCAACTGTCGGCGTACAGCTTCGACTACGCAGACGTAGACAAGCTGTGGGCGCACCTGAACACCTATGAGGCGGAATGCCTTGCCCTCCTGGAAGCGGCGAAGGGCTTCGGCGAAGAGACGGACACGCTGCGGCTGAAGCGCTTCCCTGTTCTGGGCGCGTATGAGCTGGCGCTGAAGTGTTCGCACCTGTTCAACAACCTGGACGCGCGCGGCGCGATCTCCGTGACGGAGCGCGTTGGCGTGATGGCGCGCATTCGCAACCTGATCGTGGGCGTTGCCAAGGCCTATGCCGCGCAAGGTGAGAGACTCGCGTTTCTGAACGCACCACCTGCCGAAGCTGCAACGGAGGTGGCGCATGGCTGA
- the glyS gene encoding glycine--tRNA ligase subunit beta, with amino-acid sequence MADFLFELGLEEVPARMLADAEAELLLRVREMLGRERLIAEDAAIESFSTPRRLAVLVHGVAQQQPDAEEELTGPPVKAAFKDGAPTAAAHAFAKKAGVAVEELRTVTNAKGEYLAATLKHAGKPAADVIAAELPREIAAIYWAKNMYWRPGKPERFVRPVQWIVALLDETVVPVEWAGRAAGNLTYGHRVLHGAEPVRIAQPAGYGETLRSASVLANVEERRHRIRKALDHVTRTVPNARWREDHALVDKTTHLTEWPSVILGSFEPEYLALPEEVLVTVMRDHQNYFALEGTDGKLLPHFLAVLNTEVSERAQSIIRHGNERVIRARFNDARFFYEFDQRTPLQDRVALLDKVTFQRDLGSYAAKTERVRAVATKLGALAKSGGKTIDLGALDTAAQLSKTDLTSELVKEFTELQGVVGGLYARAQGLGEPVAMAIYDQYLPASMEDEIPRTLEGVLLSMADKADTIGGMFGLGLQPTGSKDPFALRRAANGVIKMLAESTLPLTLTQVVEAAGPNAAATLPFLRERLEWYLREVRGAAYDVVNAVMATAPDDVRDAMNRVDAVSSARQTEDFAAISAAFKRMRNIVEQAQQKGERFASPEDAAAALSHDAEKQLALEAETRAAQVEMERSQGNYDGALRSIAEMRPAVDAFFDKVMVMAPEPELRAARLGLLRQIVAEFTRIADFSQIVTGA; translated from the coding sequence ATGGCTGATTTTCTGTTTGAGCTTGGGCTGGAAGAGGTGCCCGCGCGCATGCTGGCGGACGCTGAGGCGGAGCTGCTGCTGCGAGTGCGCGAGATGCTGGGCCGCGAGCGATTGATTGCGGAAGATGCGGCGATCGAGAGCTTCTCCACACCGCGTCGGCTCGCAGTGCTGGTGCATGGCGTGGCCCAACAGCAGCCCGATGCAGAAGAGGAACTGACCGGGCCTCCTGTGAAGGCGGCGTTCAAGGATGGAGCGCCGACTGCCGCGGCACATGCCTTCGCGAAGAAGGCGGGCGTTGCCGTGGAAGAGCTGCGCACCGTGACCAACGCGAAGGGTGAGTACCTCGCGGCGACGCTGAAGCACGCCGGCAAGCCTGCGGCAGACGTGATCGCCGCCGAGTTACCGCGCGAGATCGCTGCAATCTACTGGGCGAAGAATATGTACTGGCGACCGGGTAAGCCGGAGCGGTTCGTCCGGCCGGTGCAATGGATCGTCGCGCTGCTGGACGAGACCGTGGTGCCGGTCGAATGGGCCGGCCGCGCGGCAGGCAATCTGACCTACGGTCATCGCGTGCTGCACGGGGCTGAGCCCGTCCGCATTGCACAGCCGGCTGGCTATGGCGAAACGTTGCGCAGCGCATCTGTGCTGGCGAATGTGGAGGAACGGCGGCATCGCATTCGCAAGGCGCTTGATCACGTGACGCGAACAGTCCCTAACGCGCGTTGGCGCGAAGACCATGCGCTGGTCGACAAGACCACGCACCTGACGGAGTGGCCGTCGGTGATCCTGGGCAGCTTTGAGCCGGAGTACCTTGCGCTGCCCGAAGAGGTACTGGTGACGGTGATGCGCGACCATCAGAACTACTTCGCGCTGGAGGGCACAGACGGCAAGCTGTTGCCTCACTTCCTGGCCGTGCTGAACACCGAGGTAAGCGAGCGCGCACAGAGCATCATCCGGCATGGCAACGAGCGCGTGATTCGCGCGCGCTTCAACGATGCCCGATTCTTCTACGAGTTCGACCAGCGCACACCCCTGCAGGACCGCGTCGCATTGCTGGACAAGGTGACGTTCCAGCGCGACCTGGGCAGCTATGCAGCGAAGACGGAACGCGTGCGTGCTGTGGCTACGAAGCTTGGTGCACTTGCAAAGAGCGGCGGCAAGACTATCGATCTCGGCGCGCTGGACACGGCTGCGCAGTTGAGCAAGACCGACCTGACGAGTGAACTGGTCAAAGAGTTCACGGAGCTGCAGGGCGTGGTTGGTGGCTTGTATGCACGCGCGCAGGGGTTGGGTGAGCCGGTGGCGATGGCGATCTACGACCAGTACCTGCCGGCGTCGATGGAGGACGAGATCCCGCGGACGCTCGAGGGAGTTCTGCTCTCCATGGCGGACAAGGCGGACACGATCGGCGGCATGTTCGGGCTGGGGCTGCAGCCTACCGGATCGAAGGACCCGTTTGCGTTGCGGCGCGCGGCGAACGGCGTGATCAAGATGCTGGCCGAAAGCACACTGCCACTGACGCTGACGCAAGTGGTCGAGGCTGCGGGGCCGAACGCGGCGGCCACACTTCCCTTTTTGCGGGAACGGTTGGAGTGGTACCTGCGCGAGGTTCGAGGTGCCGCGTACGACGTGGTGAATGCCGTGATGGCGACTGCTCCGGATGACGTTCGCGATGCGATGAATCGCGTGGATGCGGTGAGCTCGGCTCGGCAGACCGAGGATTTTGCGGCGATCAGCGCGGCGTTCAAACGGATGCGCAACATCGTGGAGCAGGCGCAGCAAAAGGGCGAGCGTTTCGCTTCGCCTGAGGATGCTGCGGCCGCGCTGTCGCATGATGCCGAAAAGCAGCTTGCCTTGGAAGCGGAGACACGGGCGGCGCAGGTCGAGATGGAGCGTAGCCAGGGCAACTACGATGGCGCACTGCGATCGATTGCGGAGATGCGGCCAGCGGTGGATGCCTTCTTCGACAAGGTGATGGTGATGGCGCCGGAGCCGGAGTTACGGGCGGCACGGCTAGGCCTGCTGCGCCAGATCGTGGCCGAGTTCACGCGCATCGCGGACTTTTCGCAGATCGTAACGGGCGCCTAG
- a CDS encoding efflux RND transporter periplasmic adaptor subunit produces the protein MAQNFIDAPSEQQHDPRTTPADPAPPQRGTVIAVAASFLLLVLVGIAFLIPKLRHRDALVTEARETMGPPEVDVVRVQTGSAESRLELPGTVQAFEQTPIYARTSGYIRKRYVDIGDHVRAGQLLATIEDPQTEQSLRQAQASLLQLKAQLLQARANAHLTTLNNQRYEQLYQQGVVSRESADQQAAQSGANDATVQAAQANIAAGEANVRSLQEQAGFSKVVAPFTGTILSRGIDNGSLISAGSATSVTQLFTIGQSGTVRVFTNVPQASAPAVLTARTAQVQFRELPGQTFTGTIARTSSSIDPSSRTLLAEIDLPNSDGRILPGMFATVLFNTRSTTPPLLIPANALLVRSAGPQAFVVDSNHIAHLRNLTLGRDFGASTEVLNGLRPGDMVILSPGDNVTDGAKVDPHTPAAAAAS, from the coding sequence ATGGCACAGAACTTTATCGACGCCCCTTCCGAGCAGCAGCACGACCCGCGCACAACACCGGCCGATCCGGCTCCGCCGCAACGCGGTACCGTGATCGCCGTCGCCGCGAGCTTCCTCCTGCTGGTGCTTGTCGGCATCGCCTTCCTTATTCCAAAGCTGCGCCATCGCGACGCTCTGGTCACCGAGGCTCGCGAAACCATGGGTCCGCCAGAGGTCGATGTTGTGCGGGTGCAAACCGGCAGCGCGGAGTCCCGCCTGGAACTGCCCGGCACCGTGCAGGCCTTTGAGCAGACACCTATCTACGCACGCACCTCCGGCTATATCCGCAAGCGCTACGTGGATATCGGCGATCACGTTCGCGCCGGCCAGTTGCTGGCAACCATCGAGGATCCGCAGACCGAGCAATCACTCCGTCAGGCCCAGGCATCCTTGCTTCAACTCAAGGCCCAACTGCTGCAGGCCCGCGCCAACGCGCACCTTACTACGCTCAACAACCAGCGCTACGAGCAGCTTTATCAGCAGGGCGTCGTCTCCCGCGAATCCGCCGACCAGCAGGCCGCGCAGTCCGGTGCCAACGATGCCACCGTGCAAGCCGCCCAGGCCAACATCGCCGCCGGCGAGGCCAACGTCCGCTCGCTGCAGGAGCAGGCCGGCTTCTCCAAAGTCGTTGCACCCTTCACTGGCACCATTCTCAGCCGCGGCATCGATAACGGCTCGCTCATCTCTGCCGGTTCCGCTACCTCCGTGACGCAGTTGTTCACCATCGGCCAGTCCGGCACGGTGCGCGTCTTTACCAACGTGCCGCAGGCTAGCGCCCCGGCCGTACTCACCGCGCGCACGGCGCAGGTGCAGTTCCGCGAGCTCCCTGGCCAGACCTTCACGGGCACCATCGCCAGAACGTCGTCGTCCATCGATCCCAGCTCCCGCACCCTTCTTGCAGAAATCGACCTTCCCAATTCGGATGGCCGCATTCTTCCCGGCATGTTTGCGACCGTGCTCTTCAACACGCGCAGCACCACGCCGCCCCTGCTCATCCCGGCCAACGCGCTGCTGGTACGCTCCGCGGGGCCGCAGGCCTTTGTTGTCGATTCCAACCACATCGCGCATCTTCGGAACCTCACCCTGGGACGCGATTTTGGCGCATCCACAGAAGTTCTCAACGGCCTGCGTCCAGGCGATATGGTCATCCTCTCGCCGGGCGACAATGTGACAGACGGCGCCAAGGTCGATCCGCACACGCCAGCGGCAGCCGCGGCCAGCTAA
- a CDS encoding efflux RND transporter permease subunit — translation MWIVQLALRRPYTFVVMSVLILVLGIVSIETMSTDIFPPIDIPVVSVVWSYSGTSPDEMEKRFTTISERSMTTAVNDIEHIESQSVAGVSVIKVFFQPGTRIDAAVAQVTAVNQTILRILPPGTTPPFILQFSASNVPILQAVLSSPKLSEADLYDLGLNFLRVQLATVQGAQVPSPYGGKARQIMVDLDPQALYSKGLSPNDVVNALTAQNLILPAGDAKVGTTDYTVRTNASPQVVGQLNDIPVKQVNGATIYMRDVAQVHEGFAVQQSIVRVNGRRSTLMTILKSSNASTLDIVKRVRARLPAIIANMPPPAPEIKLLFDQSVFVKAALQGVVKEAVIAAGLTAIMILLFLGSWRSTVIIAISIPLSILVSIITLKFLGQTLNTMTLGGLGLAVGILVDDATVEIENIHRNLGMGKQIQQAILDGAQQIAVPAFVSTLSICIVFVPVVFLSGAAKSLFTPLGMAVVFAMLASYLLSRTLVPTMVDFLLKKEVGVYKLLEAEHEAHHLSPAEQEAMERERRSLGFIWQTHFAFNRFFERLRTRYQRLLEWTLCHSRFTLTCFGIFLLISFCTVPFIGRDFFPDVDAGSFRLHVRTPPGTRIEQTEEIFKQVESVIQQTIPSNELNTMIDNIGVPNGSFNLAFGDGSLTDVQDGEILVSLNEDHHPTVQYRERLRKLLNQKFPEETFYFQASDIVNQILNFGLPAPIDVQVSGRVAAANFAAAQELRRQISAVPGAVDVHVHQVLYSPELRVNVDRTRAQELNLTEGSVANSMLYSLAGSGTASPNYWLNPVNGVNYSVVVQVPQYKINSVDALNALPVSPGGGSGVATPATIGAPPQPQAQLLSNVAQIQHGSSPAVTNHYNVQPVYDVYVNRSARRDLGGVASDIQTILNRFQASGKLPKGATLTMRGQVKSMNDSFTGLGLGMLFAVALVYLLMVVNFQSWLDPFIILMALPGAACGILWMLFLTGTTFSVPSLMGAIMTVGVATANSILMVTFANDQRSAGLNSVQAAAAAGFTRLRPVLMTALAMILGMLPMSLGMGEGGEQNAPLGRAVIGGLLVATATTLIIVPIFYSLLRKAPPLGAAAEAAEEHDVLQAV, via the coding sequence ATGTGGATCGTGCAACTCGCGCTTCGGCGCCCCTACACGTTCGTGGTCATGTCGGTGCTGATCCTTGTGCTCGGCATCGTCTCCATCGAGACCATGTCGACCGACATCTTTCCGCCCATCGACATTCCGGTCGTCAGCGTCGTCTGGAGTTACAGCGGCACCAGCCCCGACGAAATGGAAAAGCGCTTCACCACCATCAGCGAGCGCTCCATGACCACCGCCGTGAACGACATCGAGCACATCGAGTCGCAGTCGGTCGCCGGCGTCTCCGTCATCAAGGTGTTCTTCCAGCCTGGCACCCGTATCGACGCCGCCGTCGCCCAGGTCACCGCCGTCAACCAGACCATCCTGCGCATCCTGCCGCCCGGCACTACGCCGCCATTCATCCTGCAGTTCTCCGCGTCCAATGTCCCGATCCTGCAGGCGGTTCTGTCTTCGCCCAAACTCAGCGAAGCCGACCTGTACGATCTCGGCCTAAATTTCCTCCGCGTTCAGTTGGCCACGGTGCAGGGAGCTCAGGTTCCATCGCCCTACGGCGGCAAGGCTCGCCAGATCATGGTCGACCTGGACCCGCAAGCTCTCTACAGCAAGGGTCTCTCGCCCAACGATGTGGTCAACGCTCTAACGGCGCAGAACCTGATCCTGCCCGCCGGCGACGCCAAGGTCGGAACCACCGATTACACCGTCCGCACCAACGCTTCGCCGCAGGTGGTTGGGCAACTGAACGACATCCCCGTCAAGCAGGTCAACGGCGCCACCATCTACATGCGCGACGTGGCCCAGGTGCATGAGGGCTTTGCCGTCCAGCAATCCATCGTGCGCGTCAACGGTCGGCGCTCCACGCTGATGACCATCCTCAAGTCCAGCAACGCTTCCACGCTGGACATCGTGAAGCGGGTGCGCGCGCGCCTGCCCGCCATCATCGCGAACATGCCGCCACCCGCGCCAGAGATCAAGCTGCTCTTCGATCAGTCGGTCTTCGTGAAGGCGGCGCTGCAGGGTGTGGTGAAAGAGGCCGTGATCGCCGCCGGCCTCACCGCCATCATGATCCTGCTCTTCCTCGGATCGTGGCGCTCCACCGTCATCATCGCCATCTCTATCCCGCTGTCGATCCTGGTCTCGATCATCACGCTCAAGTTCCTGGGTCAGACGCTCAACACCATGACGCTCGGCGGCCTTGGCCTCGCCGTCGGCATCCTGGTCGACGACGCCACCGTTGAGATCGAGAACATTCACCGCAATCTCGGCATGGGCAAGCAGATTCAGCAGGCCATCCTCGACGGCGCGCAACAGATCGCCGTTCCAGCGTTTGTGTCGACGCTCTCCATCTGCATCGTCTTTGTGCCGGTCGTCTTCCTCTCCGGCGCGGCCAAGAGCCTCTTCACGCCGCTTGGCATGGCGGTCGTCTTCGCCATGCTTGCCAGCTACCTACTCTCGCGAACGCTGGTGCCCACCATGGTCGACTTCCTCCTGAAGAAGGAAGTCGGCGTCTACAAACTGCTGGAAGCCGAGCACGAAGCGCACCATCTCTCGCCGGCCGAGCAGGAGGCCATGGAACGCGAGCGCCGTTCGCTCGGCTTTATCTGGCAGACCCACTTCGCCTTCAACCGCTTCTTTGAACGCCTGCGCACGCGTTACCAGCGCCTGCTTGAGTGGACACTCTGCCACTCCCGCTTTACGCTCACCTGCTTCGGCATCTTCCTGCTCATCTCCTTCTGCACGGTGCCGTTCATCGGCCGTGACTTCTTCCCGGACGTCGACGCCGGCAGCTTCCGCCTGCACGTCCGCACGCCTCCCGGAACCCGCATCGAGCAGACCGAAGAAATCTTCAAGCAGGTCGAGTCGGTCATTCAGCAGACGATTCCCTCGAACGAGCTGAACACCATGATCGACAACATCGGTGTGCCCAACGGCTCGTTCAATCTCGCCTTCGGCGACGGCTCGCTCACCGACGTACAGGATGGCGAAATCCTCGTCTCGCTCAACGAAGACCACCACCCGACCGTGCAGTACCGCGAACGGCTGCGCAAGCTTCTGAACCAGAAGTTCCCGGAAGAGACCTTCTACTTTCAGGCTTCTGACATCGTGAATCAGATCCTCAACTTCGGCCTTCCGGCGCCGATCGACGTGCAGGTGAGCGGTCGCGTCGCAGCCGCCAACTTCGCCGCGGCCCAGGAACTGCGCAGGCAGATCTCCGCCGTGCCGGGAGCGGTCGACGTCCATGTGCACCAGGTGCTGTACTCGCCGGAACTCCGTGTCAACGTGGATCGCACCCGCGCCCAGGAGCTGAACCTGACGGAAGGCAGCGTCGCCAACAGCATGCTGTACTCGCTCGCTGGCTCAGGCACTGCCAGCCCCAACTACTGGCTCAACCCGGTCAACGGCGTCAACTACTCGGTCGTCGTTCAGGTGCCGCAGTACAAGATCAACTCGGTGGACGCGCTAAATGCCCTGCCCGTCTCGCCGGGCGGCGGCTCCGGTGTCGCCACGCCGGCCACCATCGGCGCTCCGCCGCAACCGCAGGCCCAGCTCCTGTCCAACGTGGCGCAAATCCAGCACGGCAGCTCGCCCGCTGTGACCAACCACTACAACGTGCAGCCGGTCTACGACGTGTACGTGAACCGCTCTGCACGGCGTGATCTGGGCGGCGTCGCTTCCGACATCCAGACCATCCTCAATCGCTTCCAGGCCTCGGGCAAACTGCCCAAGGGCGCAACCCTGACCATGCGCGGCCAGGTGAAGAGCATGAACGACAGCTTTACCGGCCTCGGCCTCGGCATGCTCTTCGCCGTGGCACTGGTCTACCTGCTCATGGTGGTCAATTTCCAGAGCTGGCTTGACCCGTTCATCATCCTTATGGCCTTGCCCGGCGCAGCTTGCGGCATCCTCTGGATGCTCTTTCTCACCGGTACCACGTTCTCCGTGCCATCGCTCATGGGCGCCATCATGACCGTTGGCGTGGCTACTGCCAACTCCATCCTGATGGTCACCTTCGCCAACGACCAGCGTTCCGCCGGCTTGAACAGCGTGCAGGCCGCGGCGGCTGCTGGGTTCACGCGCCTTCGCCCGGTTCTCATGACCGCGCTCGCCATGATCTTGGGCATGCTGCCCATGAGCCTGGGCATGGGCGAGGGCGGGGAACAGAACGCCCCGCTCGGCCGCGCCGTGATCGGCGGCCTCCTGGTCGCCACCGCCACCACCCTCATCATCGTGCCGATCTTCTACTCGCTGCTGCGCAAGGCTCCTCCGCTGGGGGCCGCCGCAGAGGCAGCGGAAGAACATGACGTATTGCAGGCCGTGTAA